TTCTCGTCATCATTTTAAAAAGGATATTAAGAGTTTAAGTTTTTAAGTGCAAGCGTAACTTTCTTAAGTATGAAACTAATCTTTCAGATGTAGGTGGTTAAAATGGCAAAGATAGTTTTAACCACCGATGAAACCCTAACAAGTACTTACCACAACGTCCCCCTGCTCGACTTCTTTGGATGTGCACCCTATGATAAAATCCCAAAATGGGTGTTTAGGTTCCTAGATTCTCAAATACCAGATAAAAACGGAGTACTAACCCAAGCTCCTTATGGGCTTAGAAAGATAGAAGCAGCGTTACTAAGATGTTATCCTAGAGAGGATGTCGTGGTCGCCCATCCAAGAAAGGTGGAAATGTTCCTCGATGAGAACACGGAGATAGTTGGACTTTACGAGATGGATCCCTTTGGACTAGGGCCAGTAACCATGATGTTTACCAACGGTGGACAATGGAAAAGCTATACCTACGTTAAATTTAGAGAGCTAGTTGAGAAGATAAACTCAGTAAGGGAGAGAAAGGGATTAAAGTTCAAAATAGTAGTGGGCGGACCAGGAGCCTGGCAAGTCGATATGAGGAAAGAAGAGAGGGAAGAATTAAAAATAGATCATGTTGTCATGGGAGAGGCCGAACACGTTATTTGCAAAATATTCGAAGATATAATAAACGGGAGTGCCGATGAAACAATAATCATAAGGAAAGGTCCGAAGATAGAGGAGATACCAACAATAGTGGCCCCCTCTTATAAAGGACTTGTGGAAGTAATGAGGGGATGTGGAAGAGGTTGTCGCTTCTGCGAACCAAACCTCAGGGTTGCCCGCTATATGCCACTTGAGAAAATAGAGAAGGAGATAAGGGTAAATATAAACGCTGGAATAGACCATGCATGGCTTCACAGCGAAGACATATTCTTGTATAAAGTAGAAGATAAGAAGAACTTCTACCCAAATGCTGAAGCCGTCATAGAGCTATTCGAAATGGCTAGACAATATACCAAGAACGTTAATCCAACCCATGGAACTGTAGCTGGAGCTTTAGCTGTTCCTGGGATGATAGAGGAGATATCAAGGATAGTTGAAGCAGGGGATACCCACTGGGTAGGAATCCAGGTCGGCCTGGAAACTGCGGATCCAGAAATAATTGGAAGACTAATGAACAACAAGATGAAGCCCTTCTCCCCAGAGGAATGGCCCTGGGTCGTGTTAAATGGAACGTACGTCCTTAATAAGAACTATTGGTTCCCAGCATATACCACAATACTTGGACTTCCAGGAGACAATGACGATGCAGAAATAATGACCGCAAGATTAATTATCACAATGGAGAAAGAGCTCGAAGAAAAGCTTGGGAACAGGGCCCACTTTACAGTAACGCCTCTAGCTTTCGTCCCTATGGGAGTCCTCAAGGGTGAACAGTTCTACAAGGTTGAAGAGATGATAACCTATGGGCAGTTCCTTCACCTTTACTATGCCTGGAAACATTTAGCGAAGGAAATTGTCAGGGGATTACCAAAGGTTATGTGGGGAAACCTTTTCCTAGTCCCCTTATTCCCATTGGCAAGATTTGGAATTAGAGTAGTGCTTAAGCAGATTGAAAAGTGGGGCAAGAAGAAGGGATTCGAAGTCAAGAAGCTCGATCCCCTTGATGTCAAGATAGATGTAGATGAGCATGTGTGGGGAACTAAACCCAGCTTGGCTGAAGCTTATTAGGTTTCCCCTTCCTCATAATTTTTGGTGATCACCATGAAGATTGAGGATGTTTACATATGGGATATCAACGCAAGATGGCTCGGTGTAACTCCGTACCAACTCATGGAGAATGCGGGGGCAAGTGTTGCTAGGGTTATAGAAGA
This Pyrococcus horikoshii OT3 DNA region includes the following protein-coding sequences:
- a CDS encoding B12-binding domain-containing radical SAM protein yields the protein MAKIVLTTDETLTSTYHNVPLLDFFGCAPYDKIPKWVFRFLDSQIPDKNGVLTQAPYGLRKIEAALLRCYPREDVVVAHPRKVEMFLDENTEIVGLYEMDPFGLGPVTMMFTNGGQWKSYTYVKFRELVEKINSVRERKGLKFKIVVGGPGAWQVDMRKEEREELKIDHVVMGEAEHVICKIFEDIINGSADETIIIRKGPKIEEIPTIVAPSYKGLVEVMRGCGRGCRFCEPNLRVARYMPLEKIEKEIRVNINAGIDHAWLHSEDIFLYKVEDKKNFYPNAEAVIELFEMARQYTKNVNPTHGTVAGALAVPGMIEEISRIVEAGDTHWVGIQVGLETADPEIIGRLMNNKMKPFSPEEWPWVVLNGTYVLNKNYWFPAYTTILGLPGDNDDAEIMTARLIITMEKELEEKLGNRAHFTVTPLAFVPMGVLKGEQFYKVEEMITYGQFLHLYYAWKHLAKEIVRGLPKVMWGNLFLVPLFPLARFGIRVVLKQIEKWGKKKGFEVKKLDPLDVKIDVDEHVWGTKPSLAEAY